A single region of the Mycobacterium avium subsp. avium genome encodes:
- a CDS encoding acyl-CoA thioesterase yields the protein MASAPVVPPAPEGLTSNDFPVLWPVGTRWADNDMFGHLNNAVYYQLFDTAINGWINTSTGLDPLTTPALGIVAESGCRYLSELHFPEGLQVGLAVTRLGRSSVTYRLGVFRSAAPGSAEPITALGHWVHVYVDRDTRKPVPIPDPIRTLLAGAAVGDAAPK from the coding sequence ATGGCGTCGGCTCCCGTAGTTCCCCCCGCCCCGGAGGGGTTGACCAGCAACGACTTCCCGGTGCTGTGGCCGGTGGGCACCCGGTGGGCAGACAACGACATGTTCGGCCACCTCAACAACGCGGTCTACTACCAACTATTCGACACCGCCATCAACGGCTGGATCAACACCAGCACCGGCCTGGACCCGCTCACCACGCCCGCGCTGGGCATCGTCGCCGAGTCGGGCTGCCGGTACCTCTCCGAACTGCACTTCCCCGAGGGCCTGCAGGTGGGGCTGGCCGTCACCCGGTTGGGCCGCAGCAGCGTCACCTACCGGCTGGGCGTGTTCCGGTCCGCGGCGCCGGGCAGCGCCGAGCCCATCACCGCGCTGGGGCATTGGGTGCACGTCTACGTCGACCGGGACACCCGCAAGCCGGTGCCCATCCCCGACCCGATCCGGACCCTGCTGGCCGGCGCCGCCGTCGGGGACGCCGCACCGAAATAG
- a CDS encoding virulence factor Mce family protein, whose product MKITGTLVRLSIFSVVLLIFTVMIIVVFGQMRFDRTNGYSAEFSNISGLRAGQFVRASGVEVGKVSSVQLVDGGKRARVEFNVDRSVPLYQSTTAQIRYLDLIGNRYLELKRGQGEGADKVLPPGGFIPLSRTQPALDLDALIGGFKPLFRALDPQKVNTIATALVTVFQGQGGTINDILDQTAQLTSQLGERDQAIGEVIKNLNTVLDTTVRHRQQFDQTINNLEVLITGLKDHGDQLAGGTAHISNAAGTVADLLAEDRSLLHKTLNYLDAVQQPLIDQQDQLQDYLKKVPTALNMIGRAIGSYGDFVNFYACDITLKINGLQAGGPVRTVRLFQQPTGRCTPQ is encoded by the coding sequence ATGAAAATCACCGGAACCCTTGTCAGACTCAGCATCTTCTCGGTGGTGCTGCTGATCTTCACCGTGATGATCATCGTGGTGTTCGGTCAGATGCGCTTCGACCGCACCAACGGGTACTCGGCGGAGTTCAGCAACATCAGCGGGCTGCGCGCCGGCCAGTTCGTCCGCGCCTCGGGGGTCGAGGTCGGCAAGGTCAGTTCGGTGCAGCTGGTCGACGGCGGCAAGCGGGCACGGGTGGAATTCAACGTCGACCGCTCGGTGCCGCTGTACCAGTCGACGACGGCGCAGATCCGCTACCTCGACCTGATCGGCAACCGCTACCTGGAGCTCAAGCGCGGTCAGGGCGAAGGCGCGGACAAGGTGCTGCCGCCCGGCGGGTTCATCCCGCTGTCGCGGACCCAGCCCGCGCTCGACCTCGACGCGTTGATCGGTGGTTTCAAGCCGCTGTTCCGGGCGCTGGACCCGCAGAAGGTCAACACCATCGCCACCGCGCTGGTCACCGTGTTCCAGGGCCAGGGCGGCACCATCAACGACATCCTCGACCAGACCGCGCAGCTGACCAGCCAGCTCGGCGAGCGCGACCAGGCGATCGGCGAGGTGATCAAGAACCTGAACACCGTGCTGGACACCACCGTCCGGCACCGCCAGCAGTTCGACCAGACGATCAACAACCTGGAGGTGTTGATCACCGGGCTCAAGGACCACGGCGACCAGCTGGCCGGCGGGACCGCGCACATCAGCAACGCCGCCGGCACCGTCGCCGACCTGCTCGCCGAGGACCGCTCACTGCTGCACAAGACGCTGAACTACCTCGACGCCGTGCAGCAGCCGCTGATCGACCAGCAGGACCAGCTGCAGGACTACCTCAAGAAGGTGCCGACCGCGCTGAACATGATCGGGCGCGCCATCGGGTCCTACGGGGACTTCGTGAACTTCTACGCCTGCGACATCACGCTCAAGATCAACGGCCTGCAGGCCGGTGGCCCGGTCCGCACGGTCCGGCTGTTCCAGCAGCCGACGGGTAGGTGCACACCGCAATGA
- a CDS encoding MCE family protein gives MARPVQTNAPRTPPYKLAGLAILVVGALALALIYGQFRGNFTPKTSLTMLASRAGLVMDPGSKVTYNGVEIGRVGTISETVRDGKPAAKFTLEVYPRYLKLIPSNVNADIKATTVFGGKYVSLTTPAHPSPQKITPHTIIDARSVTTEINTLFQTITSIAEKVDPVKLNLTLSAAAQSLSGLGEKFGQSVVNANALLDDVNPRMPQARKDIQGLAALGDTYADASPDLFDFLNNAVITSRTINAQQKDLDQALLSAAGFGNTGAELFTKGGPYLARGAQDLIPTAQLLDTYSPEIYCLMRNEHDALPATGAAEGGFNGYSLNMNTEALSGLGLIANPVSAVPVIASMVGGIVGVVGGAPNPYIYPENLPRVNARGGPGGAPGCWQKITHDLWPAPELIMDTGNSIAPYNHLDTGSPYALEYVWGRQVGDNTINP, from the coding sequence ATGGCCCGACCCGTCCAGACCAACGCCCCGCGGACCCCGCCGTACAAGCTGGCCGGGCTGGCGATCCTGGTCGTCGGCGCCCTGGCCCTGGCGCTGATCTACGGCCAGTTCCGCGGCAACTTCACCCCCAAGACCAGCCTGACGATGCTGGCGTCGCGGGCCGGGCTGGTGATGGACCCGGGGTCGAAGGTGACCTACAACGGCGTCGAGATCGGGCGGGTGGGCACGATCTCGGAGACGGTGCGCGACGGCAAGCCGGCGGCGAAATTCACCCTCGAGGTGTATCCGCGGTATCTCAAGCTGATCCCGTCGAACGTGAACGCCGACATCAAGGCGACGACGGTGTTCGGCGGCAAGTACGTGTCGCTGACGACGCCGGCGCACCCGTCGCCGCAGAAGATCACCCCGCACACCATCATCGACGCCCGCTCGGTCACCACCGAGATCAACACCCTGTTCCAGACGATCACCTCGATCGCGGAGAAGGTGGATCCGGTCAAGCTGAATCTGACCTTGAGCGCGGCCGCGCAGTCGTTGTCGGGTCTGGGCGAGAAGTTCGGCCAGTCGGTGGTCAACGCGAATGCGTTGCTCGATGACGTGAACCCACGAATGCCGCAGGCGCGCAAGGACATTCAGGGGTTGGCGGCGCTTGGCGACACCTATGCGGACGCGTCGCCGGACCTGTTCGACTTCCTCAACAATGCGGTGATCACCTCGCGCACGATCAACGCCCAGCAGAAGGATCTGGACCAGGCGCTGTTGTCGGCGGCCGGATTCGGCAACACCGGGGCCGAGCTGTTCACCAAGGGCGGGCCGTATCTGGCGCGCGGCGCCCAAGACCTGATCCCCACCGCTCAACTGCTGGACACCTACAGCCCCGAGATCTACTGCCTGATGCGCAACGAACACGACGCGCTGCCCGCCACCGGCGCGGCCGAGGGTGGTTTCAACGGCTACTCACTCAACATGAACACCGAGGCGCTCTCCGGGCTGGGCCTCATCGCGAACCCGGTGTCCGCGGTGCCCGTCATCGCCTCAATGGTGGGCGGGATCGTCGGCGTGGTCGGCGGCGCGCCCAACCCCTACATCTATCCCGAGAACCTGCCCCGGGTGAACGCCCGCGGCGGGCCGGGCGGCGCGCCCGGATGCTGGCAGAAGATCACCCACGACCTGTGGCCGGCGCCCGAGCTGATCATGGACACCGGCAACAGCATCGCGCCCTACAACCACCTGGACACCGGATCGCCGTACGCGCTCGAGTACGTCTGGGGCCGCCAGGTAGGGGATAACACGATCAACCCATGA
- a CDS encoding MlaE family ABC transporter permease: protein MTSTSTSRRGPYLVGYLRDQLETPLTLVGGFFRMCVLTGKALFRWPFQWREFVLQCWFIMRVAFLPTIMVSIPLTVLLIFTLNVLLAQFGAADLSGAGAAIGAVTQLGPLTTVLVVAGAGSTAICADLGARTIREEIDAMEVLGIDPIHRLVVPRVIAATLVATLLNGLVITVGLVGGYLFGVYLQNVSGGAYLATLTTITGLPEVVIATVKAAVFGLIAGLVGCFRGLTVRGGSKGLGTAVNETVVLCVVALYAVNVVLTTIGVRFGTGH from the coding sequence GTGACTTCAACGTCGACAAGTCGACGGGGTCCCTACTTGGTGGGCTATCTGCGCGACCAGTTGGAGACCCCGCTGACCCTTGTCGGTGGCTTCTTCCGGATGTGCGTGCTCACCGGGAAAGCGTTGTTCCGCTGGCCGTTCCAGTGGCGCGAGTTCGTCCTGCAGTGCTGGTTCATCATGCGGGTGGCGTTCCTGCCCACCATCATGGTGTCGATCCCGTTGACCGTGCTGCTGATCTTCACCCTCAATGTGCTGCTCGCCCAGTTCGGGGCGGCCGACCTGTCGGGCGCCGGCGCGGCCATCGGCGCCGTCACCCAGCTCGGCCCGCTGACCACCGTGCTGGTGGTCGCCGGCGCCGGGTCGACGGCGATCTGCGCGGACCTGGGGGCGCGCACCATCCGCGAAGAGATCGACGCGATGGAGGTGCTCGGCATCGACCCGATCCACCGGCTGGTGGTGCCCCGGGTGATCGCCGCGACCCTGGTCGCCACCCTGCTCAACGGCCTGGTGATCACCGTCGGCCTGGTCGGGGGCTACTTGTTCGGGGTCTACCTGCAGAACGTGTCGGGTGGTGCGTACCTGGCCACCCTGACCACCATCACCGGCCTGCCCGAGGTGGTCATCGCGACGGTCAAGGCCGCCGTCTTCGGCCTGATCGCGGGGCTGGTCGGGTGCTTCCGCGGGCTGACCGTGCGCGGCGGCTCCAAGGGGCTCGGCACCGCCGTCAACGAGACCGTGGTGCTGTGCGTGGTCGCGCTGTACGCGGTCAACGTGGTGCTGACCACGATCGGTGTGCGATTCGGGACGGGGCACTGA
- a CDS encoding MlaE family ABC transporter permease, with protein MSTAAVFRSRFPRAAENLNRYGLAAARGLDDVGQMAWFGGVALAHIPHALSHYRKETLRLIAQIGMGTGAMAVIGGTVAIVGFVTLSGSSLVAIQGFASLGNIGVEAFTGFFAALINVRIAAPVVTGIAMAATVGAGATAELGAMRISEEIDALEVMGIKSISFLATTRIMAGLVVIIPLYALAMIMSFLSPQITTTVLYGQSNGTYEHYFRTFLRPDDVFWSFLEAIIITAVVMITHCFYGYNAGGGPVGVGEAVGRSMRFSLVSVQVVVLAAALALYGVNPNFALTV; from the coding sequence ATGTCAACCGCCGCCGTCTTTCGCTCGCGCTTCCCGCGGGCGGCCGAGAACCTCAACCGCTACGGCCTGGCCGCCGCCCGCGGCCTCGACGACGTCGGCCAGATGGCCTGGTTCGGTGGGGTGGCCCTCGCGCACATCCCGCACGCGCTGAGCCACTACCGCAAGGAGACCCTGCGGCTGATCGCCCAGATCGGCATGGGCACCGGTGCCATGGCCGTCATCGGCGGCACCGTCGCCATCGTCGGCTTCGTCACCCTCTCGGGTAGCTCGCTGGTCGCCATCCAGGGTTTCGCCTCGCTGGGCAACATCGGTGTCGAGGCGTTCACCGGCTTCTTCGCCGCGCTGATCAACGTGCGCATCGCCGCCCCCGTCGTCACCGGCATCGCGATGGCCGCCACGGTCGGCGCCGGCGCCACCGCGGAGCTGGGCGCCATGCGCATCAGCGAGGAGATCGACGCCCTGGAAGTGATGGGCATCAAGTCGATTTCGTTCCTGGCGACCACCCGGATCATGGCCGGGCTGGTGGTGATCATCCCGCTCTACGCGCTGGCGATGATCATGTCGTTCCTGTCCCCGCAGATCACCACGACCGTGCTCTACGGCCAATCCAACGGCACCTACGAGCACTACTTCCGCACGTTCCTGCGGCCCGACGACGTGTTCTGGTCGTTCCTGGAAGCCATCATCATCACCGCGGTGGTGATGATCACCCACTGCTTCTACGGCTACAACGCCGGCGGCGGGCCGGTCGGCGTCGGTGAGGCCGTCGGTCGATCGATGCGGTTCTCCCTGGTCTCGGTGCAGGTCGTCGTGCTGGCCGCCGCGTTGGCGCTCTACGGCGTCAACCCCAACTTCGCGCTCACGGTGTAA
- a CDS encoding GntR family transcriptional regulator → MSMQPRSRRPLRRAQLSDEVAGHLRAAIMSGALRPGTFIRLDETAAELGVSVTPVREALLKLRGEGMVQLEPHRGHVVLPLTRQDIEDIFWLQATIAKELAAAATDHITDTEIDELDRINDALAAAVGSGDAETIAGLEFGFHRVFNQASGRIKLAWFLLNAARYMPVLVYAADPQWGRAAVDNHRQLIAALRRRDTAAVIEHTVWQFTDAAARLTAMRDRTGTPSNRG, encoded by the coding sequence ATGTCCATGCAGCCGAGGAGCCGGCGGCCGCTGCGCCGGGCCCAGTTGTCCGACGAGGTCGCGGGGCACCTGCGGGCCGCGATCATGTCCGGCGCGCTGCGGCCGGGCACCTTCATCCGGCTCGACGAGACCGCGGCCGAGCTCGGCGTCAGCGTCACCCCGGTGCGCGAGGCCCTGCTGAAGCTGCGCGGCGAGGGCATGGTGCAGCTGGAACCGCACCGCGGTCACGTGGTGCTGCCGCTCACCCGCCAAGACATCGAGGACATCTTCTGGCTGCAGGCGACCATCGCCAAGGAGCTGGCCGCCGCGGCCACCGACCACATCACCGACACCGAGATCGACGAGCTGGATCGCATCAACGACGCGCTCGCCGCGGCCGTCGGGTCCGGCGACGCCGAGACCATCGCGGGCCTCGAGTTCGGCTTCCACCGGGTCTTCAACCAGGCCAGCGGCCGGATCAAGCTGGCCTGGTTCCTGCTCAACGCCGCCCGCTACATGCCGGTGCTGGTGTACGCCGCCGACCCGCAGTGGGGGCGGGCCGCCGTCGACAACCACCGGCAACTGATCGCCGCGCTGCGCCGCCGCGACACCGCCGCGGTGATCGAGCACACGGTCTGGCAGTTCACCGACGCGGCGGCGCGGCTGACCGCGATGCGCGACCGCACCGGCACGCCGAGCAACCGGGGTTAG
- the fadD5 gene encoding fatty-acid--CoA ligase FadD5: protein MTAQLAHHPTQANEQPYLSRRQNWVNQLERHALMQPNATALRFLGKGLTWGELHGRVRALADALSRRGVGFGDRVMVLMLNRPEFMESVLAINMLGAIAVPLNFRLTAAEIAFLVQDCQARVVITEAVLAPVATGVRDIESLLDTVVVAGGSSDDAVLGYDDLIDETGAAHQPVDIPNDAAALIMYTSGTTGRPKGAVLTHTNLTGQTMTGLYTNGADINNDVGFIGVPFFHIAGIGNMLTGLLLGIPTVIYPLGAFEPGQLLDVLAAEKVTGIFLVPAQWQAVCAEQRARPRDLKLRVISWGAAPAPDALLREMSAMFPGTQILAAFGQTEMSPVTCMLLGEDAIRKRGSVGKVIPTVAARVVDENMNDVPVGEVGEIVYRAPTLMSGYWNNPEATAEAFAGGWFHSGDLVRMDEDGYVWVVDRKKDMIISGGENIYCAEVENVLASHPDIVEVAVIGRAHEKWGEVPIAVAAVANDNLALEDLDEFLTERLARYKHPKALEIVDALPRNPAGKVLKTELRIRYGGG from the coding sequence TTGACCGCCCAATTGGCACACCATCCGACTCAGGCGAACGAGCAGCCGTACCTGTCCCGCCGGCAGAACTGGGTGAACCAGCTGGAACGGCACGCGCTGATGCAGCCGAACGCGACGGCGCTGCGGTTCCTCGGCAAGGGCCTGACGTGGGGGGAGCTGCACGGCCGGGTGCGGGCGCTGGCCGACGCGCTGAGCCGGCGGGGGGTCGGCTTCGGCGACCGGGTGATGGTCCTGATGCTCAACCGCCCCGAGTTCATGGAGTCGGTGCTGGCGATCAACATGCTCGGGGCCATCGCGGTGCCGCTGAACTTCCGGCTCACCGCGGCCGAAATCGCCTTCCTGGTGCAGGATTGCCAGGCGCGGGTGGTCATCACCGAGGCCGTACTCGCCCCGGTGGCCACCGGGGTGCGCGACATCGAGTCGCTGCTCGACACCGTCGTGGTGGCCGGCGGCTCCTCCGACGACGCCGTGCTGGGCTATGACGACCTGATCGACGAGACCGGGGCGGCGCACCAACCCGTCGACATCCCGAACGACGCGGCGGCGCTGATCATGTACACCTCGGGCACCACCGGCCGGCCGAAGGGCGCCGTGCTCACCCACACCAATCTGACCGGCCAGACGATGACGGGGCTGTACACCAACGGCGCCGACATCAACAACGACGTGGGGTTCATCGGGGTGCCGTTCTTTCACATCGCAGGCATCGGCAACATGCTGACCGGGCTGCTGCTCGGCATCCCCACCGTGATCTATCCGCTCGGCGCGTTCGAGCCCGGGCAACTGCTCGACGTGCTGGCCGCGGAGAAGGTCACCGGGATCTTCCTGGTACCCGCGCAATGGCAGGCGGTGTGCGCCGAACAGAGGGCACGGCCGCGCGACCTGAAGCTGCGGGTGATCTCCTGGGGGGCCGCACCGGCGCCGGACGCCCTGCTGCGCGAGATGTCGGCCATGTTCCCCGGCACCCAGATTCTGGCCGCGTTCGGCCAGACCGAGATGTCGCCGGTCACCTGCATGCTGCTCGGCGAGGACGCCATCCGTAAGCGCGGCTCGGTCGGCAAGGTCATCCCCACCGTGGCGGCCCGGGTGGTCGACGAAAACATGAACGACGTGCCCGTCGGCGAGGTCGGCGAAATCGTCTATCGCGCACCGACTTTGATGAGCGGCTACTGGAACAACCCGGAGGCCACCGCGGAAGCGTTCGCGGGCGGCTGGTTTCACTCCGGCGACCTGGTGCGCATGGACGAGGACGGCTACGTCTGGGTGGTCGACCGCAAGAAGGACATGATCATCTCCGGCGGCGAGAACATCTACTGCGCCGAGGTGGAGAACGTGCTGGCCAGCCACCCCGACATCGTCGAGGTCGCCGTCATCGGCCGGGCGCACGAGAAGTGGGGCGAGGTGCCCATCGCGGTCGCCGCTGTCGCGAACGACAATTTGGCGCTCGAAGATCTCGACGAGTTCCTGACCGAACGGTTGGCGCGCTACAAGCACCCGAAGGCGCTCGAGATCGTCGACGCGCTGCCGCGCAACCCTGCCGGCAAGGTGCTCAAGACTGAGCTGCGGATCCGCTACGGAGGCGGATGA
- a CDS encoding SRPBCC family protein — MPVLSKTVEVNTDAAAIMAIVADFERYPEWSDGVTGCWVLARYDDGRPSQLRLDAAYQGFEGVYIQAVYYPGPNQIQTVMQQGELFKKQEQLFSVVEMGASSLLTVDIDVEPSMPVPAPMVKSMLNNVLDHLADNLKQRAEQLAAN; from the coding sequence ATGCCCGTTTTGAGCAAGACCGTCGAGGTCAACACCGACGCCGCCGCGATCATGGCCATCGTCGCCGATTTCGAGCGGTACCCGGAGTGGAGTGACGGGGTCACGGGCTGCTGGGTGCTGGCCCGCTACGACGACGGCCGCCCCAGCCAGTTGCGGCTGGACGCCGCCTACCAGGGCTTCGAGGGCGTCTACATCCAGGCCGTCTACTACCCGGGGCCGAACCAGATCCAGACCGTCATGCAGCAGGGGGAGCTGTTCAAGAAGCAGGAGCAGCTGTTCAGCGTGGTGGAGATGGGCGCCTCGAGCCTGCTGACGGTGGACATCGACGTCGAGCCGTCGATGCCGGTGCCCGCGCCGATGGTGAAGTCGATGCTGAACAACGTGCTCGACCACCTGGCCGACAACCTCAAGCAGCGCGCCGAGCAGCTGGCCGCGAACTAA
- a CDS encoding alcohol dehydrogenase catalytic domain-containing protein: MSGIRGAVLQRIGAPRPYARSRPISITDVELAPPGRDEVLVRIEAAGICHSDLSVVDGNRVRPVPMLLGHEAAGIVERVGPGVADLAVGARVVLVFLPRCGRCAACATEGLTPCEPGSAANGAGTLLGGDIRLSRAGRPVYHHLGVSGFATHAVVNRASAVEVPPDVPAEVAALLGCAVLTGGGAVLNVGRPAPGQTVAVVGLGGVGMAALLTALTYDGVPVVAVDQLPEKLAAARRLGAHQAYTPQQAVEARVKAAVVIEAVGHPAALQTAIDLTAPGGRTITVGLPPPDARITVSPLGFVAEGRSLIGSYLGSAVPSRDIPRFVELWRAGRLPVESLVSSTIRLEDINEAMDHLADGTAVRQLIRFDA, encoded by the coding sequence ATGTCCGGAATTCGGGGAGCGGTGCTGCAGCGCATCGGGGCGCCCCGGCCGTATGCGCGCTCGCGACCGATCAGCATCACCGACGTGGAGTTGGCGCCCCCGGGGCGCGACGAGGTCTTGGTCCGCATCGAGGCGGCCGGCATCTGCCATTCCGACCTGTCGGTGGTCGACGGCAACCGGGTGCGCCCGGTGCCGATGCTGCTCGGTCACGAGGCGGCCGGGATCGTCGAGCGCGTCGGTCCCGGGGTCGCCGACCTGGCCGTGGGCGCCCGGGTGGTGCTGGTGTTCCTGCCGCGCTGCGGCCGGTGCGCGGCGTGCGCCACCGAGGGCCTGACGCCGTGTGAACCGGGCAGCGCGGCCAACGGGGCCGGCACGCTGCTGGGCGGCGATATTCGGCTCAGCCGGGCCGGCCGGCCGGTGTATCACCACCTCGGGGTCTCGGGGTTCGCCACGCACGCGGTGGTCAACCGGGCCAGCGCGGTCGAGGTGCCGCCCGACGTGCCGGCCGAGGTCGCCGCGCTGCTCGGCTGCGCGGTGCTGACCGGCGGCGGCGCGGTGCTCAACGTGGGCCGCCCCGCGCCGGGCCAGACGGTCGCCGTCGTCGGGCTGGGCGGCGTGGGGATGGCGGCGCTGCTGACCGCGCTCACCTACGACGGCGTTCCGGTGGTCGCCGTCGACCAGCTGCCGGAGAAGCTGGCCGCGGCCCGGCGGTTGGGCGCGCACCAGGCGTACACGCCGCAGCAGGCCGTCGAGGCGCGGGTGAAGGCGGCGGTGGTGATCGAAGCCGTCGGCCATCCCGCCGCGCTGCAGACCGCGATCGACCTGACGGCCCCCGGCGGGCGTACCATCACCGTCGGCCTGCCGCCGCCGGACGCGCGGATCACGGTGTCGCCGTTGGGTTTTGTGGCCGAGGGCCGGTCGCTGATCGGCAGCTACCTCGGTTCGGCGGTGCCGAGCCGGGACATCCCCCGGTTCGTCGAGCTGTGGCGCGCGGGCCGGCTGCCGGTGGAATCGCTGGTGTCGTCCACGATCCGGCTGGAAGACATCAACGAGGCGATGGATCATCTGGCCGACGGCACCGCGGTGCGCCAGCTGATCCGGTTCGACGCCTAA